One genomic window of Gracilinema caldarium DSM 7334 includes the following:
- a CDS encoding TetR/AcrR family transcriptional regulator, translated as MRTFSEEHYNETKQNILHAALSISAIEGFEGLTIAKIAHRLHITKPALYHYFKNKNDILIQLTLHYLEQAIKEIDTILYHGSYSYQERLQKLLEYYIIQGKLDPGYFYLEHHINNLLELLPSSPEKEQIKKKSAMIPQIIMSFIQTGIQAGEFIQMDPMTLGTLILSMLSGVLLHSSMPGIQNMPPETLSRMVSHIILKGVQS; from the coding sequence ATGCGAACTTTTTCTGAAGAACACTATAATGAAACAAAACAAAATATTTTACATGCTGCCCTATCAATTTCTGCTATTGAAGGATTTGAAGGTCTTACTATTGCAAAAATAGCTCATCGTCTTCACATTACCAAACCTGCGCTGTATCACTATTTTAAAAATAAAAATGATATCCTTATTCAACTCACGCTTCATTATCTAGAACAAGCAATCAAAGAAATCGATACAATTTTATATCATGGGTCTTACTCTTATCAAGAAAGATTACAAAAACTGTTAGAATATTATATTATTCAAGGAAAACTAGATCCAGGTTATTTCTACCTTGAGCATCATATTAATAATTTACTTGAGCTACTCCCCTCATCACCAGAAAAAGAACAAATTAAAAAGAAATCTGCAATGATTCCCCAAATAATTATGAGTTTTATTCAAACTGGAATACAAGCAGGCGAATTCATCCAAATGGATCCTATGACACTGGGAACCTTAATACTTAGCATGTTAAGCGGAGTATTACTGCACAGTAGTATGCCAGGAATACAAAATATGCCTCCAGAAACACTGAGTCGTATGGTAAGCCATATTATACTTAAAGGAGTACAATCATGA
- a CDS encoding efflux RND transporter permease subunit — protein MNFRPIARYITQHPLFIITAIMILTLGLGSGMFRLQVDTDLTDDIPSTIPEKAFYDQVGTIFPSDDFLLIALTNSKGIFTPEVLSQVKSWSDTIEAIPGVKSVLSLSSASLIKGTEAGIQIEPAMQEVPVTPEAVETFKTVIETNDLTKTLIGKDGKSTALIITLKENLDTTPVSRFIIQVSEDKADSLTEALATTEGVAAVIRGATAEERFTLASVYALDPSVLAKKGRQTLLIVPAEGAEPKALQTTLESLVKEIDTKYGKVTYSNKGIPFYDRIIKTLPLLENKTDGKTYISGSRAVSGIVTRLLVQDLSLLFPIVILIITVILYLSFRSLRGVLLPLGNVIISVIWAMGLMGWLNQAISNATMVLPIILIAVGTAYTIHVINRYYEELGKTSDKKTAIEETITHVALPVFLAGATTFIGFMSLTVSRIDALRMFGILSALGILFALILSLTLTPAIMVILRPPKKALPRLTEPKGRLAETLGILGSLVVQHPKTTVGISLLLLAGLAVFVPRVKFETNTINSFKKSSEVRTASEYLNENFTGITVMTIIASTNEDGAILEPATLKAIDGLQTRLEQLRLYKGKVIGPENSDWFKGTEIVGGSQSIVTFIKGINKAFNNDNEAFNKVPDEENPVSVSTEVYSYTKGTLTEKDSETGEVLTTYNEGSDFTVVDGYAVLNMGDYTRKVDLSTGKAIDSIPGRIYVGQLVFQYENSGKPENIEAFLDNPRKTVKINVFIKTASSTLIGQIQKEARTYIAHNFPKDVSADITGLSNLTLAVLRLLIESQISSVLSSLIIVFFFITLLSRSFVEGFFSIIPLSAALLFNFGFMGLFNIPIDISTATIASIGIGVGIDYTLHFLERLKSFLCNMEYNEAVKATMETTGKGIFFNALAVAAGFAALMFSQLRGNIFMGLLLSLIMITSSTFAVTLLPALLKLIKPQFLHKEALKTACEENL, from the coding sequence ATGAATTTTCGTCCTATTGCTCGATATATTACCCAACATCCATTGTTTATCATCACTGCTATTATGATTTTAACTCTTGGATTGGGCAGTGGAATGTTCCGCTTACAGGTTGATACAGACCTGACCGACGATATCCCATCAACCATACCTGAAAAGGCTTTCTATGACCAAGTAGGTACAATATTCCCATCCGATGATTTTCTCCTTATCGCACTTACCAATTCAAAGGGGATATTTACCCCGGAGGTTCTCTCCCAGGTAAAAAGCTGGAGCGATACCATCGAAGCAATTCCCGGAGTCAAATCGGTCCTCTCTCTCAGTTCAGCAAGTTTAATTAAGGGCACCGAAGCGGGTATTCAGATTGAGCCAGCTATGCAGGAAGTGCCTGTTACTCCGGAGGCTGTTGAGACCTTTAAAACCGTTATCGAAACCAACGATCTTACCAAAACCCTGATCGGTAAGGATGGCAAATCGACTGCTCTTATCATCACCCTGAAAGAAAACCTCGACACCACACCTGTATCTCGATTTATCATTCAAGTTTCAGAGGACAAGGCAGATTCCCTCACAGAAGCTCTTGCTACAACCGAAGGAGTGGCGGCAGTTATAAGGGGTGCTACCGCCGAAGAACGCTTTACCCTCGCTTCCGTTTATGCCTTAGATCCTTCAGTATTGGCTAAAAAGGGTAGACAAACCTTACTTATAGTTCCTGCCGAAGGTGCAGAGCCTAAAGCGCTTCAGACTACACTCGAGAGCCTTGTTAAAGAAATTGATACAAAGTATGGAAAGGTTACCTACTCCAATAAGGGGATTCCTTTTTATGATCGCATCATCAAAACCCTTCCCCTTCTGGAAAACAAGACCGATGGGAAAACCTACATTTCCGGATCCCGTGCGGTAAGTGGAATTGTTACCCGGCTTTTAGTACAGGACCTGTCGCTCCTTTTCCCCATAGTAATTCTCATCATCACTGTGATTCTCTACCTCAGCTTCCGGTCTCTTCGGGGTGTTCTTCTACCTCTGGGGAACGTGATCATCTCGGTTATCTGGGCCATGGGTCTTATGGGCTGGCTGAACCAGGCCATATCCAACGCCACTATGGTGCTTCCTATCATCCTCATTGCAGTAGGAACCGCTTATACCATCCATGTGATCAATCGGTATTACGAAGAATTGGGAAAAACTAGCGATAAAAAGACCGCCATAGAAGAAACAATAACCCATGTAGCTCTGCCGGTATTCCTGGCGGGGGCGACGACCTTTATCGGCTTTATGTCCCTGACTGTTTCCCGTATCGATGCCCTTCGCATGTTCGGTATCCTTTCAGCCCTGGGAATCTTGTTTGCCCTCATTCTAAGTTTAACCCTTACACCGGCCATTATGGTTATATTACGTCCCCCCAAAAAGGCTTTACCTCGTTTAACCGAACCAAAAGGACGCTTAGCCGAGACATTAGGAATCTTGGGTTCACTGGTGGTACAGCACCCAAAGACAACTGTTGGTATTAGTCTGCTTCTGCTCGCAGGACTTGCAGTATTTGTACCTCGGGTAAAGTTCGAAACCAATACCATTAATTCTTTTAAAAAGAGCAGCGAAGTTCGAACCGCATCTGAATATCTGAATGAAAATTTTACCGGTATCACCGTAATGACCATCATAGCCAGTACCAATGAAGATGGGGCCATCCTGGAACCAGCCACACTGAAAGCGATAGATGGACTACAGACCAGGCTTGAACAGCTCAGACTTTACAAAGGAAAAGTTATTGGTCCTGAAAATTCTGACTGGTTCAAGGGGACTGAAATAGTTGGGGGTTCCCAGTCCATTGTTACCTTTATCAAGGGCATCAATAAAGCATTTAACAATGACAATGAAGCCTTTAACAAAGTCCCCGATGAAGAAAATCCGGTTTCCGTCAGTACCGAAGTCTACTCTTACACAAAGGGGACATTAACTGAAAAGGACTCCGAAACCGGCGAAGTCCTTACCACCTATAATGAGGGCAGTGATTTTACGGTGGTCGATGGGTATGCAGTCCTTAATATGGGGGACTACACGAGGAAGGTAGACCTTTCAACCGGAAAAGCTATAGATAGTATCCCAGGAAGAATCTATGTGGGACAATTAGTATTCCAGTATGAGAACTCAGGAAAACCAGAGAATATCGAAGCTTTTCTCGATAATCCTCGAAAAACTGTTAAAATTAATGTCTTTATCAAGACCGCCAGTTCAACCCTTATCGGTCAAATACAGAAAGAAGCAAGAACTTATATTGCCCACAATTTCCCCAAAGATGTTTCTGCGGATATTACAGGACTTTCTAACTTAACTTTAGCTGTTCTGCGGCTGCTCATAGAAAGCCAGATATCCTCGGTACTTTCATCCCTTATTATTGTATTCTTCTTCATTACCCTCCTGTCCCGAAGCTTTGTGGAAGGCTTCTTCTCTATTATTCCCCTCAGCGCAGCCCTCCTCTTTAACTTCGGCTTTATGGGGCTCTTTAACATACCAATCGATATTTCTACAGCCACGATTGCCTCTATCGGAATAGGTGTTGGTATCGACTATACCCTCCATTTCCTTGAACGGCTTAAAAGCTTTCTTTGCAACATGGAATACAACGAAGCAGTTAAGGCAACTATGGAAACTACAGGCAAGGGAATTTTCTTTAATGCTCTGGCCGTTGCAGCGGGTTTTGCCGCGCTCATGTTCAGCCAGCTTCGGGGTAACATCTTTATGGGCCTCCTTCTCTCGCTCATTATGATCACAAGTTCAACTTTTGCAGTTACGTTGTTACCTGCCTTGCTTAAATTAATAAAACCTCAATTTCTTCATAAAGAAGCACTCAAGACTGCCTGTGAAGAAAATTTGTAA
- a CDS encoding DUF1302 family protein, whose product MNYIAYCTYQQLHAPLLFIKRFRSPLLYNLALLLFAAGLAGLLSAQDIQLGGSLSPSVFALPAQKPAVAFTGLRGTGFLQGHLGDNTSYRFSAETYINSAGLAESSSWESSTDTHLLSASLWGNSRLGGTVELKEAWLETSLGDLDLRLGKQLIAWGLADGNNPTDTINARHQGTRYTTTLDEQKISSWMFNGTYYLPNNLGTIQALILPISIPNDLPSIAMTIPGSGSAPTIVIKEDSYPEFALENIEGGLQSLFYLGNLSFSASYFTFLDRYPDFSAAVVGGPSTTITYTPVHNRIHQFGLDAAYVIAGFDIRSEWALIFTKDLEGIEVTEKNPYLQGVLQASRSFINSTTTLSLAWAPRYVLNYKAPEDYSSISDQQAAIMIRQYDGQAYQEENGLSLRLAGKYFNETLQPELLFLVETSARDWLGTASISYQLADGISLKAGTVQYGSFLAESDPDRELGTFSKASTIDRGYYYIELKFSF is encoded by the coding sequence ATGAACTACATCGCGTATTGTACCTATCAACAGCTTCACGCCCCTCTACTTTTCATAAAACGGTTTCGAAGCCCTTTACTTTATAACCTCGCTCTACTGCTCTTTGCTGCAGGCCTGGCTGGTTTGCTCTCTGCTCAGGACATCCAGCTTGGGGGCAGTCTGTCACCTTCAGTCTTTGCTCTTCCCGCTCAGAAACCGGCTGTTGCCTTTACCGGCCTGCGAGGCACTGGCTTTCTCCAGGGCCACCTGGGGGACAACACAAGTTACCGCTTTTCAGCTGAGACATACATTAACAGCGCTGGCTTGGCCGAAAGCTCCAGCTGGGAAAGCAGCACCGACACCCACCTGCTTTCGGCCAGCCTCTGGGGCAATAGTCGCCTCGGCGGAACGGTAGAACTAAAAGAAGCCTGGCTAGAAACGAGCCTCGGCGACCTGGACCTCCGGCTTGGGAAACAGCTTATTGCCTGGGGTCTTGCAGATGGCAATAACCCCACCGACACTATCAATGCCCGGCATCAGGGGACCCGGTACACTACCACCCTAGATGAACAAAAGATTTCAAGCTGGATGTTCAATGGAACCTATTATTTACCAAACAATTTAGGCACCATCCAGGCTCTTATATTGCCGATTAGCATACCAAACGACTTGCCTTCGATTGCGATGACTATTCCTGGTTCAGGCTCTGCACCAACCATTGTTATAAAAGAAGACTCCTATCCTGAGTTTGCCCTGGAAAACATAGAAGGGGGACTGCAGAGCCTCTTCTATCTGGGGAACCTTTCATTCTCCGCGAGCTACTTTACCTTTCTGGACCGGTACCCCGACTTTTCAGCTGCCGTAGTAGGTGGCCCAAGTACTACCATCACCTACACACCAGTACATAACCGGATCCACCAGTTTGGCTTAGATGCGGCCTATGTAATTGCCGGTTTTGATATCCGTAGTGAATGGGCACTGATTTTTACCAAGGATTTGGAGGGAATAGAGGTAACCGAAAAGAACCCATACCTCCAGGGAGTGCTCCAGGCCTCCCGGTCCTTCATCAACAGTACTACCACCCTGTCCCTTGCTTGGGCCCCCCGGTATGTGCTGAATTACAAGGCCCCTGAAGACTACTCGAGCATTTCTGACCAGCAAGCCGCGATTATGATACGCCAGTATGACGGCCAGGCCTACCAGGAAGAAAATGGATTAAGCCTCCGTCTTGCGGGTAAGTACTTCAATGAAACCTTACAACCGGAACTCCTCTTCCTTGTAGAAACCAGTGCCCGAGACTGGCTTGGTACAGCCTCAATAAGCTACCAACTTGCTGATGGCATCAGCCTCAAAGCTGGAACAGTTCAGTATGGATCTTTCCTTGCCGAAAGCGATCCTGATCGGGAACTAGGAACCTTCAGCAAAGCCAGCACCATCGATAGGGGCTACTATTACATAGAATTGAAATTCAGTTTTTAG
- a CDS encoding outer membrane lipoprotein-sorting protein, producing MKEHLGQILLVTVLITMISTLQIYPQDINLEALLLKNENQLRPPATEGDMKMIIINKTGQERVRDIKAYSKTETDDTTKQSLIFLSPADVRDTRFLTIDYKDPAKDDEQYIYIPALRKVRTIGTSGGDSKTGAFLGSDFTFADIGSLDRKDFSVKFLGTDSIGGQQYAKVEYTAKSPQVVKNYGYTKIVRWIDLENATTKQSEYYDSSGKLIKRLIIQNQHLVDGKYWQFDAMEMQNLETGGKTIWRFVKTTILPTIDDKYFTVRFIERGR from the coding sequence ATGAAAGAACATTTAGGACAGATTCTCTTGGTTACAGTACTCATCACTATGATTTCCACCCTACAGATCTACCCCCAGGATATCAACCTAGAGGCTTTGCTTCTGAAAAATGAAAATCAACTCCGACCCCCTGCTACAGAGGGAGACATGAAAATGATCATCATTAACAAGACAGGTCAAGAACGGGTCCGAGATATTAAAGCCTATTCTAAAACTGAGACCGACGATACAACCAAACAATCCCTTATTTTTCTCTCTCCAGCGGATGTTCGGGACACCCGGTTCCTCACCATCGATTACAAGGATCCAGCCAAAGATGATGAACAATATATATATATACCAGCCCTTCGCAAGGTTCGCACTATTGGTACCAGCGGCGGCGATTCAAAAACAGGAGCCTTCCTTGGTTCAGACTTTACCTTTGCCGACATTGGATCCCTTGACCGTAAAGATTTTTCAGTGAAATTTCTCGGAACCGACTCCATAGGCGGCCAACAATATGCCAAGGTTGAATACACCGCAAAGTCTCCTCAGGTTGTAAAAAATTATGGTTACACTAAAATTGTCCGCTGGATCGATCTTGAGAATGCCACTACAAAACAAAGTGAATATTATGATTCATCTGGTAAATTGATAAAACGGCTTATAATTCAGAATCAACACCTCGTAGACGGCAAATATTGGCAGTTTGATGCTATGGAAATGCAAAACCTTGAGACAGGGGGTAAAACTATCTGGCGATTTGTGAAAACAACTATTCTACCCACCATCGATGATAAATATTTTACGGTCCGTTTTATCGAACGGGGGAGATAA
- a CDS encoding DNA adenine methylase, whose protein sequence is MHNLEGENPAYLSEQLITYIGNKRALLSFIAQGLDLVRERLGKDRITAFDVFSGSGVVARLLKRYAERLYVNDIEAYSSIINSCYLANKSTLDSKELDHWYHWLKAQLTEDALRPGFISELYAPQCMEQVQPGERCFYTPRNAWYLDTARQLIELVPVRLQSFFIGPLLAEASVHANTAGVFKGFYKDAHTGRGQFGGKNRDALSRILGPIELQLPVFSNFNSEVHIFRQDANSLIHHIDEVDLAYIDPPYNQHPYGSNYFMLNLIAEYRRPFAVSPVSGIPVDWQRSNYNKRHRAFEAFQELVSSIRARYLLISFNSEGFITLSEMLDLLQCVGKTQVLETKYNAFRGSRNLRNRPVHVTEYLYLVEKSR, encoded by the coding sequence TTGCATAATCTTGAGGGAGAAAATCCGGCCTATCTTTCCGAGCAGCTCATCACCTATATTGGGAATAAACGGGCCCTCTTATCCTTTATCGCCCAGGGGCTCGACCTGGTTCGGGAGCGGCTTGGAAAGGACCGGATTACTGCCTTTGATGTTTTTTCAGGAAGCGGAGTGGTAGCCCGTCTCCTGAAACGGTATGCTGAACGGCTTTATGTAAATGATATTGAAGCCTATTCATCTATCATCAATTCTTGTTACCTCGCCAATAAAAGCACCCTCGACTCTAAGGAACTCGACCATTGGTACCATTGGCTCAAGGCACAGCTTACCGAAGATGCCCTACGCCCCGGTTTTATCAGCGAACTCTATGCACCCCAGTGTATGGAACAGGTACAGCCGGGAGAACGGTGTTTTTATACCCCCCGAAATGCCTGGTATCTTGATACGGCCCGACAGCTTATCGAATTGGTTCCGGTCCGTCTGCAGTCCTTTTTTATCGGCCCCCTCCTGGCGGAAGCCTCGGTTCATGCAAATACCGCCGGTGTGTTTAAGGGATTTTATAAAGATGCCCATACCGGCCGCGGACAGTTTGGGGGTAAAAACCGGGATGCCCTGAGCCGTATCCTGGGACCCATCGAGTTACAACTCCCCGTGTTCAGCAACTTTAACTCAGAAGTACATATCTTCAGGCAGGATGCTAACAGCCTCATTCATCATATTGATGAAGTGGATCTGGCTTATATCGACCCCCCTTACAATCAGCATCCCTATGGGTCTAACTACTTTATGCTCAATCTCATTGCGGAATACCGCCGGCCCTTTGCTGTAAGCCCTGTATCAGGTATTCCGGTAGACTGGCAGCGGTCGAACTACAACAAACGGCACAGGGCTTTCGAGGCTTTTCAGGAGCTTGTTTCGTCCATAAGAGCCAGGTATCTTCTCATTTCCTTTAATTCCGAAGGTTTCATTACCCTCTCGGAAATGCTCGATCTACTCCAGTGTGTTGGGAAAACCCAGGTGCTGGAAACGAAATATAACGCCTTCCGGGGCAGCCGAAACCTGAGGAACCGGCCGGTCCATGTGACTGAGTACCTCTACCTGGTTGAGAAAAGCCGGTAA
- a CDS encoding SH3 domain-containing protein, translated as MKKLGILVILLGLFSIISCEKKESTDFNNADNKNIGKSNKPFGYVLLDGQSLWAYDETKEPSKQWEWLLAMTAGKKVELLDQEPIRLKKGNDELEWYHVLYNGKKGYVMKYYIGTFDTLAVITTDGAMRFKSPEITGVVSDKALPKGTLLTIPAEDLSSDYCRAYAVYRDEDTIRYIGNVYLKNSDISTQEQDVQGYLLYYIAKNLNDPKAKDDPKRMENLVKAKLEILNEARKKYPFSVFTNLIQEEINALSGNSNTSIQTATSQVEVYENPDITSQVVGTFESGTQVSIEERDTISGVEWLHISNPYKGWVLGSKVGQ; from the coding sequence ATGAAAAAGTTAGGAATATTAGTAATACTTCTCGGATTGTTTTCTATTATTTCATGTGAAAAAAAAGAGAGTACTGATTTTAATAACGCTGATAATAAAAATATTGGAAAGTCTAATAAACCTTTTGGATACGTACTTCTCGATGGACAGTCATTATGGGCATATGATGAAACCAAAGAACCTTCAAAACAATGGGAATGGCTTCTCGCAATGACAGCCGGTAAAAAGGTAGAGCTTTTAGATCAAGAACCAATTAGGTTAAAAAAAGGTAACGATGAGCTTGAATGGTATCATGTTCTTTATAATGGTAAAAAAGGTTATGTAATGAAATATTATATTGGTACCTTTGATACCCTTGCGGTCATCACCACTGACGGTGCGATGCGTTTTAAATCGCCTGAAATTACTGGTGTTGTCTCTGATAAAGCGCTGCCTAAAGGTACTTTATTAACTATTCCAGCAGAAGATCTTAGTTCAGATTATTGTAGAGCCTATGCTGTTTATAGAGATGAAGATACAATTCGGTACATTGGTAATGTTTATTTAAAAAACAGTGATATATCGACACAGGAGCAGGATGTTCAGGGGTATCTCCTCTATTATATAGCAAAAAATTTAAATGATCCCAAAGCAAAAGATGATCCCAAACGCATGGAAAATCTTGTTAAAGCAAAATTAGAAATATTAAATGAAGCTAGAAAAAAATACCCATTTAGTGTTTTTACTAATTTAATTCAGGAAGAAATTAATGCCCTTTCTGGCAATAGTAATACTTCGATACAAACCGCGACTTCACAAGTGGAAGTGTATGAAAACCCTGATATCACATCTCAAGTAGTTGGTACTTTTGAATCTGGAACACAGGTGTCTATAGAAGAAAGGGATACTATAAGTGGTGTAGAATGGCTCCACATTTCAAACCCATATAAGGGGTGGGTACTTGGGAGCAAAGTCGGACAGTAA
- a CDS encoding sensor histidine kinase, whose protein sequence is MPDFSDSEYDEIREKIIGMGERSARKSYYPELQKRIKELEEKQQTLMELVRTLEEQGTLLENTILEKDLAIRELHHRIKNNFQIIQSIMGLGINSIRNPEYREDFLKTKGRIDILARIYIIQLEKEQFSEIALAELIQNVIDYIKYNRNNKSYNIKFDILLNKIEALKQEPMIDIDKALYFSLLINEVLMNCIDFGISDEHPEIRVRLAQFGFTISVSIEDDGPGIQPEDLQKETVGISLIRALSQQIHAVWQYTKGKNGGSYFSLSLKRDH, encoded by the coding sequence ATGCCCGACTTTTCTGATTCTGAATATGATGAGATTAGAGAAAAAATTATAGGCATGGGAGAACGGTCAGCAAGGAAAAGTTATTATCCGGAATTACAAAAACGAATTAAAGAGCTAGAAGAAAAACAACAAACCCTTATGGAGCTAGTAAGAACCCTTGAAGAACAGGGGACGTTACTAGAAAATACGATCCTTGAAAAGGATCTAGCTATTCGGGAATTACACCATCGGATTAAGAATAATTTTCAAATCATTCAAAGTATTATGGGCCTCGGTATAAACAGCATACGCAATCCTGAATATCGCGAAGATTTTTTAAAGACCAAGGGGCGTATTGATATTTTAGCACGAATATATATCATTCAATTAGAAAAAGAACAATTTTCTGAGATAGCACTTGCTGAACTTATTCAAAATGTAATCGATTATATAAAATACAACAGGAATAATAAATCATACAATATAAAGTTTGATATTTTACTAAATAAAATAGAAGCCTTAAAACAAGAGCCTATGATCGACATAGATAAGGCGCTCTATTTTTCACTGCTTATCAATGAAGTGCTTATGAATTGTATCGATTTTGGGATATCAGATGAGCATCCAGAAATCCGGGTGCGTCTAGCGCAATTTGGTTTTACTATATCAGTTTCTATTGAAGATGATGGCCCTGGTATACAACCAGAAGATTTGCAAAAAGAAACTGTGGGTATCTCTCTTATACGAGCCCTTTCTCAGCAAATACATGCAGTCTGGCAATATACAAAAGGAAAAAACGGCGGAAGTTATTTTTCACTTAGTCTTAAACGTGATCATTAG
- a CDS encoding response regulator: MKTSQHKHILIVEDSYVQAAGLQKILEQAGYSIVRAEHGLEALELLQKEHFDLVISDVMMPKMDGYTLCKTIKTNELYKHLPVILVTSLSEPADIIRGIESGADSFIPKPYKADFLLERVEAHLAGKIGDPAGDTHSSFRVSMGGSVYTLNADRAQLFNLLIASYEISLQKAKELEKMYRDLILAQQKIAKLEGILPICGSCKRIKGEDGQWHPVEDYIEVKTKRSVSHGLCPDCAKKVLNT; this comes from the coding sequence ATGAAAACCAGTCAACATAAACACATTCTGATTGTAGAAGACAGCTATGTTCAGGCAGCGGGGCTGCAAAAGATTCTGGAACAAGCAGGTTATTCTATTGTACGAGCGGAGCATGGGCTTGAAGCTCTGGAACTCCTACAAAAGGAACATTTCGATCTTGTGATCAGCGATGTGATGATGCCCAAAATGGATGGGTATACCCTCTGTAAAACCATTAAAACCAATGAACTATATAAGCATCTGCCGGTAATCCTGGTAACGAGTCTTTCTGAACCGGCGGATATTATCCGGGGTATTGAAAGTGGTGCCGATAGTTTTATTCCCAAGCCTTATAAGGCAGATTTTTTGCTTGAGCGGGTGGAGGCTCATCTTGCGGGAAAAATTGGTGATCCTGCGGGGGATACCCATTCCTCATTCCGGGTCAGTATGGGTGGGTCTGTTTATACATTAAATGCTGATCGGGCTCAGCTGTTTAACCTCCTCATCGCTTCTTATGAAATATCGTTGCAGAAAGCAAAGGAACTGGAAAAAATGTACCGGGATTTGATCTTGGCCCAGCAAAAGATTGCAAAGCTGGAAGGTATTTTACCGATTTGCGGCAGCTGCAAACGGATTAAAGGCGAAGATGGTCAGTGGCATCCTGTAGAGGACTATATCGAAGTAAAGACAAAAAGGAGTGTCAGCCATGGTCTCTGTCCTGACTGTGCAAAAAAAGTGCTCAATACGTAA
- the ercA gene encoding alcohol dehydrogenase-like regulatory protein ErcA gives MKVDVTRLRKFVAPEFILGAGALARCADYITLLGATKVFIVTDPGLVQAGWVSKVEALLVQNQITFERFEQVSPNPRDYEVMQGAHMYREKRCDLIIAIGGGSPIDCAKGIGIVVSNGGSILDYEGVDKINVPIPPLICIPTTAGTGADISQFAIILDTTRNVKIAIISKSIVPDVSLIDPLCTTTMNANLTATTGMDALTHAFEAYVSNASSPMTDVLALSAIEYIAEHLVEAYHNPIDMDARTGMMVGSLFAGLAFSNASLGIVHAMAHALGGLLDLPHGLCNALILEHSISYNFSAASERYRKIAEIILKTPCTEQSDVWIEQELRQFLHNLRHSLSLGDTIERILVDDTIIFQLSNLALQDPCIVTNPRRPTIDDIEAIYARLF, from the coding sequence ATGAAGGTCGATGTTACTCGACTTAGAAAATTCGTAGCCCCCGAATTTATTTTGGGGGCAGGGGCTCTCGCACGATGTGCTGATTATATTACGCTCCTAGGTGCAACAAAGGTTTTTATTGTAACCGATCCAGGGCTTGTACAGGCAGGTTGGGTTTCGAAAGTCGAAGCATTACTGGTTCAAAATCAAATCACCTTTGAACGGTTCGAACAGGTTAGTCCCAATCCTAGGGATTATGAGGTTATGCAGGGTGCCCACATGTATCGTGAGAAGCGATGCGATCTTATCATAGCCATTGGCGGTGGGAGCCCGATTGATTGTGCTAAGGGTATAGGTATTGTTGTCTCAAATGGGGGATCAATCCTTGATTATGAGGGGGTTGATAAAATTAATGTTCCAATTCCACCCCTCATTTGTATTCCCACCACCGCAGGCACAGGGGCAGATATTTCTCAATTTGCTATTATTCTTGATACTACTCGAAATGTTAAAATTGCGATAATCAGTAAAAGTATCGTTCCTGATGTGAGCCTCATCGATCCCCTCTGTACTACCACTATGAATGCTAACCTCACCGCTACTACTGGGATGGATGCCTTGACCCATGCTTTCGAAGCCTATGTATCGAATGCTTCAAGCCCAATGACAGATGTCCTTGCTTTGAGTGCTATAGAATATATAGCAGAGCATCTGGTCGAAGCATATCACAACCCTATCGATATGGACGCCCGAACGGGAATGATGGTTGGTAGCCTTTTTGCAGGGCTGGCATTTTCTAATGCCAGTTTAGGGATAGTCCATGCAATGGCCCATGCTTTAGGAGGCCTCCTCGATTTACCTCATGGACTCTGTAATGCCCTGATTCTGGAACATTCTATTTCTTATAATTTTTCGGCCGCTTCCGAACGGTACAGAAAGATTGCAGAGATAATTTTAAAAACCCCCTGTACAGAACAAAGTGATGTATGGATTGAACAGGAATTACGACAATTTTTACATAATCTTCGGCATTCTCTTAGTTTAGGAGATACAATTGAGAGGATACTCGTTGATGATACAATTATTTTCCAGCTTTCCAATTTAGCTTTACAAGACCCCTGCATCGTTACCAATCCAAGACGTCCTACCATTGATGATATAGAGGCTATCTATGCCCGACTTTTCTGA